A genomic region of Thermoplasmatales archaeon contains the following coding sequences:
- a CDS encoding ATP-dependent DNA helicase, whose protein sequence is MIDFFPYKPRKFQLEIISKIEECLKNKKNLVMEAPAGSGKTICALAPCISFTVEKDMGVIYITRTNSQQKQAISEMKRMGKKIKASGLQGRTNMCLLIEDFPSLRNCSNEELSRICARRKKGCMERKKDDFNRCIFFENFLKIKEDFGYILSSEEIYSYGKMHNACPYEINKEMVKKSRVVIAPYIYIFDEILREKFFSLYQYPPEKTILIIDEAHNLPDFCRELLSTSLSYNSLKMGIKEAEEYGVRDKSILSFLNIIDKIFEEMREEFKLSEEGDALIGDFFDNRIKKYFSIDEIKRVSESMIAYGEAIADIKEKNNSFPRSFLRSIGNFILYWINLDNRWVKLIEVDDENFRIVAYCLEPSIASSIINSFYSSIHMSGTLQPIDEYINSIGIEAEKAIFPSPFPKENRKIFYLGGVSTKYYMEDEMVKKIAGLIEEICNNVNKNTLVFFPSYSVMNRFINSLNIKRNLYIEGRNERQEELMNKIENFKRSGGVFLSVIGGKISEGIDFPSEELEIVLIVGLPYPPPSAKQSSLQEYYERKSQNGWKYAFEAPAIRKTMQAIGRLIRNENDRGIAIILDERATRFKKYVEIEKTNDALAEIKKFFGKS, encoded by the coding sequence ATGATTGATTTTTTCCCATATAAGCCAAGGAAATTTCAGCTCGAAATTATTTCAAAAATTGAGGAATGCCTCAAAAATAAAAAAAATCTGGTGATGGAGGCGCCCGCTGGGAGCGGAAAAACAATATGCGCTCTGGCACCGTGCATCAGTTTTACGGTTGAGAAGGATATGGGGGTAATTTATATAACGAGGACAAACTCTCAGCAAAAGCAAGCAATAAGCGAAATGAAAAGAATGGGTAAAAAAATCAAGGCGAGTGGATTGCAGGGAAGAACAAATATGTGCTTGCTAATTGAAGATTTTCCTTCATTGAGAAATTGCAGTAATGAAGAGCTTTCAAGAATATGTGCTAGGAGGAAAAAAGGGTGTATGGAAAGGAAGAAAGATGATTTCAACAGGTGCATATTTTTTGAGAATTTTCTTAAGATAAAAGAGGACTTTGGATATATTTTATCATCTGAAGAGATATATTCATATGGAAAAATGCATAATGCCTGTCCTTATGAAATAAACAAGGAGATGGTCAAAAAATCAAGGGTAGTTATAGCTCCCTATATTTACATTTTTGATGAAATACTGAGGGAGAAATTCTTCTCCTTATATCAATATCCACCAGAAAAAACAATATTGATAATAGATGAAGCTCATAATCTACCAGATTTTTGCAGAGAATTGCTTTCAACATCCCTTTCTTATAACTCATTGAAAATGGGAATAAAGGAGGCAGAGGAATATGGTGTTAGAGATAAAAGTATTTTGAGTTTCCTGAATATTATAGATAAAATTTTTGAAGAAATGCGGGAGGAGTTTAAGCTATCAGAGGAAGGAGATGCTTTAATTGGGGATTTTTTTGATAACAGGATTAAGAAATATTTTTCAATTGATGAAATAAAAAGGGTTTCTGAGAGCATGATTGCATATGGGGAGGCAATTGCGGATATAAAAGAAAAAAATAATAGTTTTCCAAGGTCTTTTTTAAGGAGCATAGGTAATTTTATTCTTTACTGGATTAATCTGGATAATAGATGGGTTAAACTGATTGAAGTAGATGATGAAAATTTCAGAATTGTTGCCTATTGCCTTGAGCCATCTATAGCATCTTCAATAATCAATTCATTTTATTCATCAATTCATATGTCAGGCACATTGCAACCGATAGATGAATACATAAATTCTATTGGAATTGAAGCGGAGAAAGCAATTTTTCCCTCCCCTTTCCCAAAGGAAAATAGAAAGATTTTCTATCTTGGAGGGGTATCAACAAAATATTATATGGAAGATGAAATGGTTAAAAAAATAGCTGGTTTGATAGAGGAAATATGCAATAATGTAAATAAAAATACTTTAGTTTTTTTCCCTTCCTATTCAGTAATGAATAGATTCATAAACTCTTTGAATATAAAGAGGAATTTGTATATAGAAGGAAGGAATGAAAGGCAGGAAGAGTTAATGAATAAAATAGAGAATTTTAAGAGATCAGGAGGTGTTTTTTTATCGGTTATTGGAGGAAAAATATCCGAGGGAATTGATTTTCCATCTGAAGAGCTTGAAATTGTTTTAATAGTTGGATTGCCATATCCTCCTCCTTCTGCAAAACAATCCTCATTGCAGGAATACTATGAAAGGAAAAGCCAGAATGGCTGGAAATATGCTTTTGAGGCACCCGCAATAAGAAAGACAATGCAAGCGATAGGCAGACTTATAAGGAACGAAAATGATAGAGGAATTGCAATTATATTGGATGAGAGAGCAACCAGGTTTAAAAAATATGTTGAAATTGAAAAAACAAATGATGCACTTGCAGAAATAAAAAAATTCTTCGGAAAAAGTTAA
- a CDS encoding tryptophan--tRNA ligase, with the protein MIDPWGSQKYEYDELFEKFGIEKFSSELWRDLPNPPFFFRRNIVFGHRGFYNIKEAIKRRMKWKILTGLMPSGKMHFGHKIVIDQVIYYQSIGANVSIAVADIEAYATRDISPKEGEKIAIEEYILNYIALGLKPCRIYFQSKNEEVKSLAYLLAKKVNFSEVNAIYGFQGSTNMAHIFAPFVQIGDILHVQLDEYGGICPTLVPVGVDQDPHIRLCRDTANSHRIYSIVKEESRVGIFIKGDEDVKKFLDIAEKIVKDYGEVIERIDGYKAIYAKIDDLFSFEYEIAKAERENGGYGFIPPSSTYHRFITGLDGNKMSSSRPNYAIFLTDNLDDLKKKIWNAKTGGAISAEEQRKFGGRPEECIIYEIFNYGVLEDDDEIFRIKERCKKGEILCGECKKYAYELLSKFLNEIKEKRECARDEIKEYI; encoded by the coding sequence ATGATTGATCCATGGGGTTCGCAGAAATATGAATATGATGAGCTATTTGAGAAATTTGGGATAGAAAAATTCTCGAGTGAGCTATGGAGGGATTTGCCAAATCCTCCTTTTTTCTTTCGCAGAAATATAGTATTTGGACATAGAGGATTTTACAATATAAAGGAGGCAATTAAAAGGCGCATGAAATGGAAAATATTGACTGGATTGATGCCATCTGGTAAAATGCATTTCGGGCATAAAATAGTGATAGATCAGGTTATTTATTATCAATCAATAGGGGCAAATGTTAGCATTGCGGTTGCGGATATAGAAGCATATGCAACAAGAGATATTTCTCCAAAAGAAGGAGAGAAAATTGCAATTGAAGAATATATTTTGAATTATATTGCTCTCGGCTTAAAGCCGTGCAGAATATATTTTCAGTCAAAAAATGAAGAAGTTAAGAGCCTAGCTTACTTATTGGCAAAAAAAGTAAATTTCTCTGAGGTAAATGCAATTTATGGATTCCAAGGTTCAACAAATATGGCACATATTTTTGCACCATTTGTCCAGATTGGAGATATATTGCATGTTCAACTTGATGAATATGGAGGAATATGTCCAACTCTTGTGCCTGTTGGAGTTGATCAGGATCCCCATATAAGGCTTTGTAGAGATACAGCAAACTCACATCGCATTTATAGTATAGTTAAAGAAGAAAGCAGGGTAGGAATATTTATAAAGGGAGATGAAGATGTGAAAAAATTTTTAGATATTGCGGAGAAAATTGTAAAAGATTATGGAGAAGTTATAGAAAGGATTGATGGCTATAAAGCAATATATGCAAAAATTGATGATTTATTTTCTTTTGAATATGAAATTGCTAAAGCGGAAAGAGAAAATGGAGGATATGGATTTATCCCGCCTTCTTCAACATACCATAGATTTATAACTGGTTTAGATGGAAATAAAATGTCAAGCAGTAGGCCAAACTATGCAATATTTCTTACAGACAATTTAGATGATTTGAAAAAGAAAATATGGAATGCAAAAACCGGAGGCGCAATTTCCGCTGAAGAACAAAGAAAATTTGGCGGGAGGCCTGAGGAATGCATAATATATGAAATTTTCAATTATGGAGTTTTGGAAGACGATGATGAAATTTTTAGAATAAAGGAGAGATGCAAAAAAGGAGAAATTTTATGCGGGGAATGCAAAAAATATGCTTATGAACTACTTTCAAAATTTTTAAATGAAATAAAAGAAAAAAGAGAGTGTGCAAGAGATGAAATAAAAGAGTATATCTAA
- a CDS encoding carboxypeptidase regulatory-like domain-containing protein, which yields MEKEKKLKKEKHFRKKIEGGMKMNRRNIRKIGSLVVVVAILASALPVLAQDTTPPVTTISVEPQLPVWGWYVTNVTVTLTAQDDESGVNATYYRINEGNWITYTAPFTLSTPGKHKIEYYSIDNEGNEEDVNTDYIPIANLTTLQVTPTTANWNETKTIEINNAEGTVYLYAPRETEPRFTAQGPGYVRWSNVLLNISGKWWIVDKVNDNKANAFAIDVKPVELVVNATPDEVNYIKVGKPGCYINIEGTVTMAGQPATQAKIKLIYPDGSNETQNVTSDGRFSFIDRNIGQKGAGKYNVTAYIGDEQYPDAFGYDIVNVKTVAPNISLLVNNAIGGFDIGKVSFEITYPEDGLQLLPGNNYNISVYKGGELYAWRNNTGTSNQTNIVFNIDGKFLNLTSLMWEAGNYILKVDVDVTGDGNWEYVGEKDFSIPSAPAVNIKVLQPLDKIMNVLAPAANKQLLRIQIFGSNMTTYGTPDALNIGANNENVTDRIKIEGDVIYSPPENAYNHLGNGTWEIYVFPTKGNGIIYINVTWPEKGTAKETINISDGGVVTVTPKAIVVDTPTNIEVEVKDRYGNPIANANVSMYYEENLYFLGDAVENATISGDGSPGKGLNGKYNFTITSKHAGKNIIVVVDYIVGVGTQYAYARIESRAAHDLNVTITPSKVLAGENTEFTVNITKGGQAYSDNFEFFILNETELQKLHEGTFTLPSPVHTTSSANSTFKYHIEEAGKYYLYVRTADKKHDNMENEPSFEVTKATVTASPSLLVKNVDKNVTVSFSVTWEEKAFNGTLRIKGINAQNVTWVNDTIEITITNGIGNVSEVNATAIGNITFEFKPSADGSEFAEANGMLRITTPTVEIIEPAEKVAFLAEENLITILVKHPLTNAGLKGLNVRIITPMGAIDVGETDSNGKLLFGIVPLETGKIQIVVEDDDAGSIDVAIGLKIIAPELEKGKEARITVTTRGGKPVANAKVTIDGKTFTTDANGEIKFTPDKEGTITIVAEKDGYYKATKTVEVKAGPKTPGFEMIGIAIAMFAAIFLLRRRK from the coding sequence ATGGAAAAAGAGAAAAAGTTAAAAAAGGAAAAGCATTTTAGAAAGAAAATCGAAGGGGGAATGAAAATGAATAGAAGAAATATTAGAAAAATAGGAAGTTTGGTTGTGGTAGTTGCAATATTAGCGAGCGCTTTGCCAGTCTTGGCACAAGATACCACTCCACCAGTGACAACAATATCTGTTGAGCCACAATTGCCAGTCTGGGGATGGTATGTAACAAATGTAACAGTAACACTTACTGCACAAGATGACGAGAGCGGGGTAAATGCAACATATTATAGAATAAATGAAGGAAATTGGATAACTTATACCGCACCATTTACATTGAGCACACCAGGGAAGCATAAAATAGAATATTACAGCATAGACAATGAAGGGAATGAAGAAGATGTTAATACCGATTATATTCCAATTGCAAATTTGACCACACTGCAAGTTACTCCAACAACTGCAAATTGGAATGAAACAAAGACAATTGAAATAAATAATGCAGAAGGAACAGTCTATTTATATGCTCCACGTGAAACAGAGCCAAGATTTACTGCACAGGGACCGGGCTATGTAAGATGGTCAAACGTATTACTCAATATAAGTGGAAAATGGTGGATAGTTGACAAGGTAAATGATAACAAGGCAAATGCATTTGCAATAGATGTTAAGCCAGTTGAACTTGTTGTAAATGCCACTCCTGATGAAGTGAATTATATAAAAGTTGGCAAACCAGGATGCTACATAAACATTGAAGGAACAGTCACAATGGCTGGCCAGCCAGCGACGCAGGCAAAAATTAAATTAATTTATCCAGATGGAAGCAATGAAACTCAAAATGTTACAAGCGATGGAAGGTTTTCATTCATTGATAGAAATATAGGGCAGAAAGGAGCGGGTAAATATAATGTTACTGCATATATTGGAGATGAGCAATATCCAGATGCATTTGGTTATGATATTGTAAATGTTAAAACAGTTGCACCAAATATAAGTTTATTAGTTAATAATGCAATAGGTGGATTTGATATAGGAAAAGTAAGCTTTGAAATAACATATCCAGAAGATGGTTTGCAATTATTGCCAGGGAACAATTATAACATATCCGTTTATAAAGGTGGAGAGTTGTATGCATGGAGAAATAATACAGGAACAAGCAATCAAACAAATATTGTTTTTAATATAGATGGAAAATTCCTAAATCTAACATCACTGATGTGGGAGGCGGGAAATTATATACTCAAAGTTGATGTTGATGTAACTGGAGATGGAAATTGGGAATATGTTGGCGAGAAAGATTTCAGCATCCCTTCAGCGCCAGCGGTAAATATAAAGGTTTTACAGCCATTGGATAAAATAATGAATGTTTTGGCACCTGCTGCAAATAAACAGCTTTTAAGAATTCAGATATTTGGAAGCAATATGACAACATATGGCACTCCAGATGCATTAAATATAGGAGCAAATAATGAAAATGTGACAGATAGAATTAAAATAGAAGGAGATGTAATTTATTCTCCACCAGAAAATGCATATAATCATTTAGGAAATGGAACATGGGAAATTTACGTATTCCCAACAAAAGGAAACGGAATCATTTACATAAATGTTACATGGCCTGAAAAAGGAACCGCAAAAGAAACAATAAATATAAGTGATGGAGGAGTTGTAACAGTTACACCAAAAGCAATAGTGGTTGATACACCAACAAATATTGAAGTAGAGGTAAAAGATAGATATGGAAATCCAATTGCAAATGCAAATGTAAGTATGTATTATGAAGAAAATCTCTATTTTTTGGGTGACGCTGTTGAAAATGCAACAATATCAGGAGATGGCTCACCTGGAAAAGGCTTGAATGGAAAATACAATTTCACAATTACTTCAAAACATGCTGGAAAGAATATAATAGTTGTTGTAGATTATATAGTTGGAGTAGGAACCCAATATGCATATGCAAGAATTGAATCAAGAGCTGCACATGACCTAAATGTAACAATTACCCCATCAAAAGTTCTTGCGGGAGAAAATACTGAATTTACAGTTAATATAACAAAAGGAGGACAAGCTTATTCAGATAACTTTGAATTCTTTATATTAAATGAAACAGAATTGCAAAAACTGCATGAAGGCACATTTACATTGCCTTCTCCAGTGCATACAACAAGCAGTGCAAATTCAACATTCAAATATCATATAGAAGAAGCTGGGAAATATTATCTATATGTAAGAACTGCTGACAAAAAGCATGATAACATGGAAAATGAGCCAAGCTTTGAAGTAACAAAAGCAACAGTTACCGCAAGCCCGAGCTTGCTTGTAAAGAATGTAGATAAAAATGTAACAGTATCATTCAGCGTTACATGGGAAGAAAAGGCATTCAATGGAACACTGCGCATAAAAGGAATTAATGCCCAAAATGTTACATGGGTAAATGATACAATTGAAATAACAATAACAAATGGAATAGGAAATGTCAGCGAAGTAAATGCAACTGCAATAGGCAACATAACCTTCGAATTTAAACCATCCGCTGATGGAAGCGAATTTGCGGAGGCGAATGGAATGCTTAGAATAACAACTCCAACAGTTGAAATAATTGAACCCGCAGAAAAAGTTGCATTCCTTGCAGAGGAAAATCTGATAACAATTCTTGTCAAACACCCATTAACAAATGCGGGATTAAAAGGATTAAATGTTAGAATAATCACTCCAATGGGAGCAATAGATGTTGGAGAAACAGATTCAAATGGAAAGTTACTGTTTGGAATTGTTCCACTCGAAACAGGAAAGATACAGATAGTTGTAGAGGACGATGATGCAGGAAGCATAGATGTGGCAATTGGATTGAAGATAATTGCTCCTGAGCTTGAAAAAGGAAAGGAAGCAAGGATAACAGTTACAACAAGAGGTGGAAAACCAGTTGCAAATGCAAAAGTAACAATAGATGGAAAGACATTTACAACAGATGCAAATGGTGAGATAAAATTCACACCAGACAAGGAAGGAACTATAACAATAGTTGCGGAGAAGGATGGCTATTACAAAGCAACAAAGACAGTTGAAGTGAAAGCTGGGCCAAAGACACCAGGCTTTGAAATGATAGGCATTGCAATTGCAATGTTTGCAGCGATTTTCTTGCTGAGAAGAAGAAAATAA